The sequence CAACCTTAAGTCCAACCCCTTCTTACGACTAGGTTCCTAGAGCGGTCACAATGGAGGCAAGCTTGATATTTGCCCTGTAAATGTGTTGTAACTACTTTACCAGTTGACTACTGTTTGCGACTTGTCCTTTATTGTGGTGAAGGTATTGTGCATCAACGAATCAGGTTTTTGTCATTTATTGTTCATTTCTAAagggatattattttttttcctgttaccAGTCCAAACCTATAGATGGTTATAAAATTGCTGATCATCTTCTAATTATTTGAAACATGTGGAATCGAGTCAATCAAAACAAGTTTAATCTTTTCCGATTGTCTTATATTTTGCAACCGTTCACTGAAAGGTTGTTGCCAGGTTACTTTAAAGCAGCAACCTAATCCCacatcaaggtttttaattttaaatatcaaGTTAAATGCTTTTTTAAGCTTTCCTCTTGTAGTCATTGCTCTTAGCTTTCCTCCTGTTATTGCCTTGTCAAAAACTCTCTGGTTGGCCAGCAAGTTTGGCTATCACAGGGCCACAGCTCTTGGCATCATTTAAtggcggggggagggggcagatctggttgaaaaaaaagtaaatttgctaCACAGGCTCCCAGCATGTCCTGTGAAGGCAgagaggtgggacaggggggttaTGTCAGTGATAAGAGCAGAAGAgagtgtgccatgtgactgttgtTGCCATGGTAATTCTTGACATTAGGGAAAATCTGAAGAATTAtcaatcattaatagcagtcaAAAGAGACAAACCATGGGAAACGGGTATTTAGAAAGCTGCTTCTTATAGTCTGCCACAGTgaattatgttaaagaaaaaacagaaaataaaagttttcttCATGGGATTACTGCTTTTAACaggctttttttgcatttctcaTTTATTTGCATCCAGATGGATACTCTTTCTCAAGCAGAGCAAGATTCTCTAATGCGAAATGATATTCGAACCTCTGTGAAATTGGTCAAGGGAAACCAACTATATATGAGATTTGCTACCAAAGGTATGCTTGTCTAAGTGCCTCTTCTACTTTGTGCGTTCTTGTGCACCTATACTGATTCAGGATGAAAATGGCATAACAACATATTAAAGCTTCATAGGCCTAAGTGATTGCTGGATTCATACATGACAAGTGATGTCATGTGGAGGAAAATAACTGACTTTACTTTGCTTTTGTTATTCAAGCATTTTTTACCCATGTTATCAGCCAATCCCTGTAGTAACAAACTTGATTTCAATTGGTCCAGCTCAAAAGTATGATTAACCGAAAGGAATTTTTAGCCAAGGCAGCAAAATTAAGTAGGAGAACTTTATTTCCAATATTTGTGTCTGTATAAAGTATATTGATGCACCTGTGTGAAAAATTAATTCTGGTCGCCGACTTTCAGGTTTGGTTTTGGGCTACAAATTCTATTTCTGCCTTAAATATGCAAACCAATTACTTGTCCCTGAGACTATCGTTTGTGCGTTGTTTCTTAGATGACAAGAAGGAACTAGGAGCAGCACGGAGAAGCCAATATTATATGAAGTATGGAAATCCAAACTACGGAGGCATGAAAGGGATCCTCAGCAACTCGTGGTATGTGATATTAAAGGGTTTTTTTCTGCTTCCACAGTAGAGATTTATTCCTCATTTATTGTAAAATTACAACTGTAAATACCTCTGTTTCTGTTCAGTGGGTGAGGTTCAGAAAGAGCTTTGTGAATGTGAATTAAGATTGGGCACCATCATAAAACAAATGTACAACAGGTCTAGGCAACTGGTCTCCAACTGTTACAGAATAGCAGTCCCATAAGTTGCACAAGGTTTGTGGTCATAAGGGGGAAAATGTGTTAGGTCATTTTAATTATAGTCCTAAATTGCCCTTTTGGTGGTAGATCCCTTATAAAGCATACAAGAAACAGTCTGACTTTTGTTAGTTGATTTGTTCCTGTGTGCAGGAAGAGGCGGTACCATTCTCGTCGTGGCCAGAGAGATGTCACAAAGAAGAGGACGTTCATTGGGGATGATGCTCCTGCGTACCAACATCTTCATTCAGGTAATGGAAGAGACAGAACAATATTGTGCCCAGGAATGCAGCAAAACTTTAATGCAAAGCTGCAGTTTTAGTCATTTTTTAATCGGTTTTATTACTTGTACGTTTCCCACAGTTcagtttttatattttcacatattgttTTCCTTTACGTTAAcacatatcatcaccatttatttatacatatttgtttatttgtacCAAACATTACTGTTGGCTCTCACCTAATTATTATGAAGCATTGCAAGTTGCTTTGACTGTAATACTGTTCTATGTATGACCCCCCCGTTGTCTTTTCAGTAGTAGTTATTTACTAAGACAGTTTACACTGTCAGAGAGCAGAGATGATGGCCTTCGGCCTCTATGTTTTGGCTGATAAGTTGAATATTTGCCTGATATGTAGGCCTGGTGAATGTTCCAGAGGAACCtatagaagaagaggaggaggaagaggatatGGATGAAGATGATCGTGTTGTGGTAGAGTATAGAGATGAGCTGCAAGCATTTAAAAGAGAGCGAGAGGGGGCACGTCGCTCTGCTGCCAGCACGTCAGACTCTGATGAGATGGACTATGACTTGGAGCTAAAGATGATCTCTACGCCCTCCCCGAAAAAGAGCATGAAGATGACCATGTACGCTGATGAAGTGGAGTCACAGCTGAAGACCATCAGGTAGAAACCTTCCTTAGATATGTTTTTCtggggcttttaatttaatgaatAAATTCAGCATTTCATCTGGTGTAATTAATGTATGTGTTACAAGGTTAGACATTTCTTAACAGAAATTAGTTTAAACAGTAACCAACATAAGCTACTAGTCATCACTGTTTCCAATGAAACTGTGCTCTAAATGTATGATCCTGTTACATGGCGGCTGCTCATGTCTCAGCCTGTGTCCCCCACGGTGGATGACCTTTACCCAGTCTTGGAAACAGGAACAGTTTTATTCGGTTCATAGTAAATGTTGTGTCTCAGGCACTTCTGcatttcaaaataaatcctgtgatATCCTAGGGTGAGAGGCCAATAGTAGTTTTTCCATGTTGGATCTAAAAGTAGTTTGGTCATAAGTCACTTTTACATTCAGTCTGCACCCTTCTGCATCTTGTGTGCATGTTCCTAAATTACTGGAGCGGTTCATTAATGACATGATGGGCACACTCCTGGAAACCAAATTGTTGAACTTAACAGAGGGAAAATGTGAATATTGATTTGGCCATTAAGGTTAaactatatatttgtgaatgtccttcttttttttttttttctttcagatttGCTTTTTCAGTCAGGTTTTTCCAAAGTATTGTAGGGGAAAAGCTCTGCACTCCTTCTCCACACCTTCCATACAATCCCAATGTGGGCACCATAATCTAAAGTACAGAGTGGTCAAATATCTAGTGATGTTAAGTCATGTCTCTATAGAGCTTTCTATCCCCTTGGGCCAGTTCTTGCCTTTAGAATCCTGGCCAATGCTTCAAGCAGATGATCCACATGGAGGACAGTCGGGTACACTAGACAGGCATGCTTGAGTTTATTTTACTACAAGCTTACCCACCCACCAGGGAACAAAAATTGTTTTGCAGGTTTCTtgtttattttgggtttttttacctTTTCCCTCATGTGAGTTCTCAGTTTAAGGGATTTGGTTACTGCTACTGTCTTGCCCCCTCATTTGCTGTCTTGCCCCCTCATTTGCTGTCTTGCCCCCTCATTTGCTGTCTTGCCCCACGTTATTTGGGTTCTGATTTTCACttctagaataaaaaaaaaacaatcattacATTCCCTGCAGAATAATACTTATTTCAAGCTATATTTGACACAACCCACTGCTCAAATGCCTACAAGATTACACCGATGAAGTAATGTCTGTGATCAGAGGCAAATGCTGCATATACAATCTAATCTCTGAGTTTCAACTTCTTATAGCTACACAACAGGCCAGTCCTATGCCAGTGCCCCGGTATTGGCTAGAAGTCCTAGTGAAGTCTCTGGCCAAGATGTCCCCCCTTCCCTTGCACAAATGGACCGAGGAAATTGCACTCTCAGCCCTTATACTGGAGTTTAGATGACCACGTCTTTGTCTATCTCAGATATCTCACTTGATATCTTCCTTTTACCATAGGTTAGCAAGCACTGTATACTGTCTGCTCTGGTCCAGATTCGGATAGGTTATCAGATTTATTTTACTAGAAGAATTGGAGGCCAGGAGTAATGGGTAATCAATCAAAATGCGCTTTCTATGAAAATAAAGGATCACGGATCCTTACTAAGGTTGATTACGTGTTGTTAAAGACTGTTCTAAACAGACTGAAAATATTGGCTTTTTCTGACCAGTTCTAGTGCCCATATCTCTCTTTACTTGTTAAACTTTTAAATTAATCTGCTTTCTTAATAAGAACCCTTAGGCCAGTCAGAATTGGATTTCACCACAAAGCATTGTCAAAACGACCAGACTTCTCGGTGTTCTGTATCCTTTCTTTATTTTTAGTCCTTGAAGACTTGCCCACGTACCCCCCAGTAGTCTCCCAAGTTTTGAAGCAAAAGACAACCCCTTACCCAGATTCAGCGACCTTCAAGGACACCACTGATAGGAAGCTGGACAATCTCCTAAAGAACTGTTATTACAGTTGAGACAGGATTTTGCCCATCCTTTTCCATAGActtttctacccaggtaatggcaaagtgggcacagaaacTTCAAGCTGCTCTGCAATACCTTTGTCCCCTGATGTAATGCTTCACTTTACTGGTCAGCTCAAGGAAGTGCCATCATAGCATGGTTTTATGTTCCTAAACCCGGGATCTCAACCAACACAGTTGGGCCCTATTGCTTGATGCCTCAGTGCAACACGGTTACCATGGGTCGGTACAGGTTGTTGTCACACCTATCATATTCAGTCCAACTGTTATAATTTGGGAAATTATAAAGTGGTGCTAGACACCTCTTCCCTGTAAAGAGATCGACCAACGATGATTAGGATTATATGACCACGAATGCCAGCCTTAAAGGCTGAGGAGCAGTCTGACAAGGTTAAATATTGCAGGGACTGTgatctccagaagctgtttctgatCAATGTTCCTGGAACTCTGGGTAAAGGCACCTGGGCCTTTATGAATGGTCATCATTTCATGGTGATTTACATATGTGAATTCTCAAGGTTATACCCACAGCGGCCTAGCTTTGGCCACAGGAGACCAATGACATTCTGTTATAGCACAGTGTGAGAAAATTGGGTGACTTGCTAAGTTACAGAATCCTacatttgtttattgtttaatttttatatGCTTTTAATATATCACTTTCTATTTGACTAGGAGTTTAATTTTATAATgtgtaataaaagttaagttttaatgtAATTCCTAGACTGGAGTGAAATCTGAGCATTCCAAGTGGATGCAATGGTGTTTCCATTGCTTTTTTTATCTTGATGATCTGTTTATTCCCTTTTGCTCCTCTTAAGAACTTTCCAAATGGTCCATGTTTGTGTATTATCTGTGGAAATCCCCGCTTCACACAGATCTTGTTTTTTAAAGGCTCTTTCAAATGTCAGGTTCCCAGGGCCTACCCTTAATGGTGTGACTCTTGAGGCCCTAATTCTGAggtgcaaaacttttttttagaaaGTCATGTCAACATTGCTGCAGGTTGTGAAAGTGTTTTATAGGGCCTATGACAGGTTAAGGAACACATGTTTATTGGTGTGTAGATCACCTCTTCCCTGAATGTACATGTCTGTGCAGTACGTTCTCTTCCAGAAGTATGaatcatgtatattttatttatacataacatTGAGATGTTTACGTActtctttttttactttctatAGGAACTCAATGAAATCAGAATCTACAAGTAGCGTTAAAAACCGGATTGGAAGTAAATCCCATTCTGAGAAGCCAGCTGATGTCAGACTGTTACTGGAGGAGAAGAGACAGAGCACAGCTAGCAGACAAGCAGGAACCGGAGCAAAGTCTGGTAACTGGCTGCCAGTTAGATGCAGATTAAACTCAAGTTACCAATCCTGGCAATAGGAGAGACCTTAAACGGATTCCCTGGTTCAAGagatataacataaaataaacagttaCAAATAAAATAGACATTTGTTTCTGGACCCCACGAGTGTTACAGTACATTTATTTGGTATTCCTATATTCTGAATAGATGCCTGATTTATATTTTAGTTAACTATAATGAACTGCAGGAATTGGGTCAAAGTAACTaaagaataattattttatttcttatttttgatTTGGTTTTGCCTGTATCTAATGCTTATAAAATAGGAAAGCCCTATCTGTCCCCCAGGAAACAATGTGAAATTCATGAAGATACGCAAAATATTTAAGAATGTTTATTAAAATCTGTAGTTTCCATTAATGTTTCTTAAAGGGAAAGCGTCATATTAATGCCCCTTTAGTACAGGAGTATTCATCCATTGACGGTAATAGAATTTGTCTTCAAAAGGAAGACACTAGCACTAACGGCCACCTAGTTCCTTGGATATATTCAACCCTActttagtatatttttaaataggTTATAGTTATTGTTTAACCTATTAGTGTGGTGTTTGACCTGCAATTTGTGCATATCTGAAGAAAATTATCTTAAAACTGTGCTGCTCAACTCTGAACCTCAATGACATTATATTAGCAATGTACATCTTTCATATGTTCTTTAACATGCACAACCTCCACCACAAATTATCCCAGCTGTCTTCAAGCACTGATATCATGTGCTGTTAGTGTTTTCCATCAGTCGTTCTCAGGCACCACCGTTTTAGAATATTAAGACAAATAGTAACGATTCAGAACTCTGGATTCTTATATGGACTGTTCTTATGTCTTTTTAGGGCGTTTTTTAAGACCTCTTTATAATTTCTTTTGATGCAGATGTGCGGCAGAGACTTGGGAAGAGGCCACATTCGCCTgaaccaaggaagattgtaagcAATATTTCCGTACCTCGCAGAGAACCCCTTTCTGACGTTCACAGCCGACTTGGTCTTCCGAAACAACTGGAAGGGAAAGGACTTTACTCTGATGGCAAGGAGAAGAAAACGGGTTAGTAGTTCAACTGCTTGTGCAGAAAACAACTATCTATTTCCTCTGTCCATAGTTTGGTTTGCATTTGTTATTAAATGTGAGCACATTTGGTTAAAACTTAGAAGATGTACTTGGTGTCATTCTTGCCAATTTGGCCACAACGGAAGCTGTTGGTTCTTCAGCATCTAGAAATATTACACAATAATGACTTGAAAGCTGTTCAACAGGTAAACAGTGATAaattttattataactttttaTAACGCACTTTAGacaatgttagtaaatatctGACTTTTCTACAAACCATATTGTGCTGCAGTGCCATGACCTATTTACAGGGGAGAACTAAGTGGCTTCTTTGTATGGGGCTGTTACACCATTACAGTCTACCAGTTACCTACACACATTGAAGGCTGCCATTTTGGGGCAAAACAGTATTCAGGAGACAATTGGTGCTTCAGTTATGTCGCTGCTTCCTgttgaattaataggctgcatacTTGTTGTGACTAAACAAGTCATCCCCTCAACCAGCcggtccctcatttctcacaaaatgtttagct is a genomic window of Mixophyes fleayi isolate aMixFle1 chromosome 2, aMixFle1.hap1, whole genome shotgun sequence containing:
- the NCBP3 gene encoding nuclear cap-binding protein subunit 3 isoform X3, which codes for MAAVPELRVLVKSGPGGGSEPEPMEVELEVEEGEVEAAADKKSPREVVSEAIEKKEQRAKRFHFRAEVSADRRNVVLDLDMMRKAIPKIRLETIHVTGVDDMSTEDIFGFFKPYPPGYIEWLDDTSCNVVWLDEVTAARAMINMSCMPTDVKGKTGGESTSTKSKTDRFNDSSGDETEEGEVDEDNPSDAEKESGKKVLSTMDTLSQAEQDSLMRNDIRTSVKLVKGNQLYMRFATKDDKKELGAARRSQYYMKYGNPNYGGMKGILSNSWKRRYHSRRGQRDVTKKRTFIGDDAPAYQHLHSGLVNVPEEPIEEEEEEEDMDEDDRVVVEYRDELQAFKREREGARRSAASTSDSDEMDYDLELKMISTPSPKKSMKMTMYADEVESQLKTIRNSMKSESTSSVKNRIGSKSHSEKPADVRLLLEEKRQSTASRQAGTGAKSDVRQRLGKRPHSPEPRKIVSNISVPRREPLSDVHSRLGLPKQLEGKGLYSDGKEKKTGSLWNRLGTAPKDKPKTVEKGEKAVVTAEDEDSVLQKAWGALIKEKEQIRQKKSRLDNLPSLQIEISRESSSGSDTDS